A region from the Chloroflexota bacterium genome encodes:
- a CDS encoding YbaY family lipoprotein translates to MYRLFFTTVLLILALGLAGCVMPPPIVGQPVDTRAPEVDASADTPPEGVIETSPANVSSVTIEEEDGEQVAVVQGDHPNSCTKTGDSQQEVVENTIEISLVAGQPADLMCSQMMTPYSDAIVIDTAGLEPGEYTVEVNGVAADETITVGEMEEAARGTDGQASVTGGVNYQVRIALPDDAIVQVQLQDISRADAPAIILGEETFTIPGQMPMPYEVIYDPADVVPNHSYGMAARITSADGKLLMINDTIVPVITRGNPSENVEIMVVPVGG, encoded by the coding sequence ATGTACCGATTATTCTTCACAACTGTCCTATTGATCCTCGCGCTTGGCCTGGCGGGCTGCGTCATGCCGCCACCGATAGTTGGCCAACCGGTGGACACGCGCGCGCCAGAAGTTGATGCTTCTGCTGATACGCCACCCGAGGGTGTGATCGAAACCTCGCCCGCCAACGTCAGCAGCGTCACGATCGAAGAAGAGGATGGCGAGCAGGTTGCTGTCGTCCAGGGTGATCATCCCAATTCATGTACCAAGACCGGGGACTCTCAGCAGGAGGTTGTGGAAAACACCATCGAGATATCTTTGGTCGCGGGCCAGCCTGCCGATCTCATGTGCAGCCAGATGATGACGCCCTATTCGGACGCCATCGTAATCGACACCGCCGGCCTGGAACCTGGGGAGTACACCGTCGAGGTCAATGGGGTCGCTGCCGACGAAACGATCACGGTCGGAGAGATGGAGGAGGCTGCGCGGGGAACCGACGGGCAGGCCAGCGTCACCGGTGGGGTCAACTACCAGGTGCGGATTGCCTTGCCCGACGACGCCATTGTTCAGGTGCAATTGCAGGACATTTCCCGGGCCGACGCACCAGCCATCATTCTGGGCGAAGAGACCTTCACAATTCCGGGCCAGATGCCCATGCCCTATGAGGTTATCTACGATCCGGCAGACGTCGTGCCCAACCATAGCTATGGCATGGCGGCCAGGATTACCTCGGCTGACGGCAAGCTGTTGATGATCAACGACACCATCGTGCCGGTGATCACGCGGGGCAATCCCAGCGAAAACGTTGAGATCATGGTGGTACCTGTCGGCGGCTAG
- a CDS encoding DUF6141 family protein: MAPYDFEVSYHEDQKFTQWWIWLLVYGISALMWWGFVEQIILGKPWGSKPAPDWMMWLLWLFIGIGLPLLFHRLKLVTEVSENSLHIRYPPITSRDIPLADIQSFEARSYDPIREYGGWGIRGWRGSGVAYTTSGNQGVELTLQDGKSVMVGSQRAEELAAALETRIPGARKA, translated from the coding sequence ATGGCCCCTTACGACTTCGAGGTGTCATATCATGAGGACCAGAAGTTCACCCAGTGGTGGATATGGCTTCTGGTCTACGGTATCTCGGCCCTGATGTGGTGGGGCTTCGTCGAACAGATCATCCTGGGAAAACCCTGGGGCTCCAAGCCTGCTCCCGATTGGATGATGTGGTTGCTTTGGCTTTTTATCGGCATTGGGCTTCCCCTGTTATTCCACAGGCTGAAACTGGTCACGGAGGTTTCCGAGAATTCGTTGCACATCCGTTATCCTCCCATTACCAGCCGTGACATCCCGCTGGCCGACATCCAGAGCTTTGAGGCCCGTTCCTACGATCCGATTCGAGAATATGGCGGGTGGGGGATCCGGGGCTGGCGCGGCAGCGGGGTTGCTTACACTACCTCCGGTAACCAGGGGGTTGAGTTGACTCTCCAGGATGGCAAGAGCGTCATGGTGGGTTCCCAACGAGCGGAGGAATTGGCGGCTGCTCTGGAGACCAGGATTCCGGGAGCCAGAAAAGCATGA
- a CDS encoding DUF2723 domain-containing protein, which translates to MNWKSPERWAGIVLVLAALALYLWTLDNGLRPEELMGGDLITHQYAQVQGRPSNAPGYPLYTMGGWLWFHGWRSILAAEANPTAILSTYSTLWALLALWLLYRLILHETGNWLVGLLLGAFYAVTYFFWYYATSTEQYTSAVALTLAIVLVAYHWEDTLDRSQPGRSEKEEARADRYILLLAFLSGVILAHMVTVAFIIPPLLWFILSRQPGLLRRPRLILTSIAAALLPLLSYFFVYIRGAQHPEWRGEGQWPNAGAWFWDFVSTQQGQDELTWSLTPLWTHEFPSMIWQELTWIILFGGLAGLFLMNRRHGLFLGATLAIYLAFSFIDRLGNWFQVIMPAYALLVLSFAVAVQCLWTRLKDASPKSRLSTAMLRGLQIALVSGLLLLLVFRFDASWSRANQRNRARDTALAAGQAILADDPQPNAAILADFAETVSLRYLRDIWNLRPDLQAVGSKDAGDILATGDRPLYVTRTAAPLVWQEVSPSAHFSSAGNTLIALSKEPAPALPGDVRPLSLPAGPALSLAGIETQLGNPIEDGHQSLSVRLFWQARAPVAEDWRVSVRPTGSGHPITTPDGSPLQMDLLHPVHGTYPMSRWLPGEVVADDYLIPIPPGQQVDGIQVFVYRPLEDGTFENLTVLEIPLK; encoded by the coding sequence ATGAATTGGAAAAGCCCCGAACGCTGGGCCGGAATCGTATTGGTGCTGGCGGCGCTCGCCCTCTATCTCTGGACGTTGGACAATGGTCTGCGTCCGGAGGAACTGATGGGCGGCGACCTGATCACCCACCAGTACGCGCAGGTCCAGGGACGGCCCAGCAATGCGCCCGGATATCCCCTCTACACCATGGGTGGCTGGCTCTGGTTCCATGGGTGGCGTTCCATCCTCGCTGCAGAAGCCAATCCAACCGCGATTCTCTCCACCTATTCCACCCTTTGGGCGCTGTTGGCTCTCTGGCTGCTCTACCGTCTCATTCTCCACGAGACCGGCAACTGGCTGGTGGGATTGCTGCTCGGCGCGTTCTACGCAGTGACCTATTTCTTCTGGTATTATGCCACCAGCACCGAGCAGTATACCTCGGCCGTGGCCTTGACTCTGGCCATCGTGCTGGTTGCCTACCATTGGGAGGATACACTCGATCGCTCGCAACCTGGCAGGTCGGAAAAAGAAGAAGCCAGGGCGGATCGCTACATCCTGCTCCTGGCCTTCCTCTCAGGGGTAATCCTGGCCCACATGGTCACGGTGGCATTCATCATTCCTCCGCTGCTCTGGTTCATCCTGAGTCGCCAACCGGGGCTTTTACGGCGTCCAAGGTTGATCCTGACATCGATCGCGGCGGCACTGCTTCCTCTCCTGAGCTATTTCTTCGTCTATATTCGGGGTGCCCAACATCCGGAATGGCGAGGCGAAGGGCAGTGGCCCAACGCGGGAGCGTGGTTCTGGGATTTCGTCAGCACCCAGCAGGGACAGGATGAACTTACCTGGTCCTTGACCCCCCTGTGGACCCACGAGTTTCCCAGCATGATCTGGCAGGAACTAACCTGGATCATTCTTTTTGGTGGCCTGGCCGGACTCTTTCTCATGAATCGGCGGCATGGCCTCTTTCTGGGCGCAACTCTGGCGATCTATCTTGCCTTCAGTTTCATCGACCGGCTCGGTAACTGGTTTCAGGTGATCATGCCCGCCTACGCGTTGCTGGTCTTGAGCTTTGCTGTTGCCGTGCAGTGCTTGTGGACACGATTGAAGGATGCATCTCCGAAGAGTCGGCTCTCTACCGCAATGCTGCGGGGGCTTCAGATTGCTCTGGTGTCAGGCCTGCTGCTGCTGCTTGTATTTCGTTTCGACGCCAGCTGGTCCCGGGCAAATCAGCGCAATCGCGCCAGGGACACCGCACTGGCTGCCGGCCAGGCGATCCTGGCGGACGATCCACAGCCCAACGCGGCCATTCTGGCTGACTTCGCCGAGACTGTCAGCCTGCGCTACCTTCGCGACATCTGGAACCTGCGTCCCGACCTGCAAGCTGTAGGCAGCAAGGATGCCGGCGACATCCTTGCGACCGGCGACCGCCCCCTGTACGTGACCAGAACGGCCGCTCCCCTTGTCTGGCAGGAAGTAAGCCCTTCGGCCCATTTTTCATCGGCAGGAAACACACTGATCGCCCTTAGCAAGGAACCTGCTCCTGCATTGCCTGGCGATGTCCGGCCGTTGAGCCTGCCCGCAGGTCCTGCCCTCTCTTTGGCCGGCATCGAGACTCAGTTGGGCAACCCGATAGAGGACGGCCATCAATCTCTTTCGGTGCGGCTATTTTGGCAGGCCCGGGCGCCGGTGGCCGAGGACTGGCGGGTTTCCGTGCGGCCTACCGGATCGGGCCATCCCATCACCACCCCCGATGGATCGCCGCTGCAGATGGACTTGCTTCACCCCGTCCACGGCACCTATCCCATGAGCCGCTGGCTGCCAGGTGAAGTCGTGGCCGACGACTATCTGATTCCCATTCCACCAGGACAGCAGGTGGACGGCATTCAGGTGTTTGTCTACCGCCCCCTGGAGGATGGCACCTTCGAAAACCTGACTGTTTTGGAGATCCCCCTGAAATGA
- the rplI gene encoding 50S ribosomal protein L9 — protein sequence MKILLKQDVVGVGMAGDIKEVANGYARNYLIPEGLAIPANKGAEKQAAQIKETADRQRDRERQAAMSVADKLAELSLNFSARAAETDRLFGSITASDIAIAVEQASGEEIDKRQIMLDQPLRQLGTHQVPIRLMADVIPEVTVIVEREGGEIETGEYEEAEEIPPLIEAAVEVVEELEEQREEQIEVEPEA from the coding sequence ATGAAAATATTATTGAAGCAGGACGTTGTAGGGGTAGGCATGGCTGGCGATATCAAAGAGGTTGCCAATGGCTACGCAAGGAATTATCTGATCCCGGAGGGTCTGGCGATTCCCGCCAACAAGGGCGCGGAGAAACAGGCCGCCCAGATCAAGGAAACTGCCGACCGGCAGCGGGACCGCGAGCGACAGGCCGCGATGTCGGTGGCCGACAAGCTTGCCGAGTTGAGCCTGAACTTCAGCGCTCGAGCCGCGGAGACCGATCGACTGTTTGGTTCGATCACCGCTTCCGATATCGCTATCGCGGTGGAACAAGCCTCGGGCGAAGAGATCGACAAGCGCCAGATCATGCTGGACCAACCGCTGCGCCAATTGGGCACCCACCAGGTGCCGATTCGGCTAATGGCCGATGTGATCCCCGAGGTCACCGTGATCGTCGAGCGCGAAGGTGGTGAGATCGAAACTGGCGAGTACGAAGAGGCTGAAGAGATACCCCCGCTGATCGAAGCCGCTGTCGAGGTGGTTGAAGAGCTGGAAGAACAGCGAGAAGAACAGATCGAGGTTGAACCAGAAGCCTGA
- a CDS encoding PA14 domain-containing protein: protein MKKPLTIVGLVALCFVVILGVFPALTQAQAGGSRNDAWSGEYFTNRYLSGAPALVRYDAAIDFDWGYGSPAVGFPGDNFSVRWNRDIHLTDGTYRVTARADDGVRVYVDGNLIIDQWHISSPSDHSAEIILGEGWHPFRVEYFEATQRAEVKVTWEQLEFPAPPPNAGWQGSYYANRNLTGSPVAVRQDPSIDFDWGTGAPAPGMPKDEFSVRWLGDWYFDGGTYEFTAETDDGVRLYVNRQLLLDRWRHQSATPRKTKVALPSGVHQLRMDYFEGGGEASAKLTWKKIGVGPTPPTPSVSWLGEYFANRNLQGPPVLTRIDPAIDFDWGTGSPAPEVPPDNFSVRWSGSVPLDTGKYRIRVNTDDGARVYIGNRLVIDRWQTGAAEVVVDLDVNRETYQVRVEYFEATGRALAKFSWEKIDEYVPVEPKGWLGEYFDNRDLEGLPVITRDDPEIDFDWGKGSPAPAIPTGFFSARWTQTIDLDGGTYEFRTETDDGVRLYIDNQLLIDRWKTQGLTPYAKEINITPGPHDIRMEYFEDGGDAVAKLTWRRIGSSGGSDGGSGGGSGGGGGGQDTVWLGEYFNNTGLSGKPTMNRRDYFVNFDWGSGSPAPTISDDKFSVRWTRRMFLPQGRYRFTTETDDGVRLWIDGQRLINQWHPMSRTRFVTDVSLLEGYHDIRMEYFEDTALASANLTWEKIKDEITPSAGNIVTCVAPPPASSWIKVYQLIGDNQWRDVKPSGWGAMDKAGNVRIDGLAVHLETFGNVGHPYRVEQWVAGTLINSVGNIYSGEPEFRVKGGVDNYPPWKCPY from the coding sequence ATGAAGAAACCCCTAACCATTGTCGGGCTGGTCGCGTTGTGTTTTGTGGTGATTCTGGGTGTCTTTCCTGCGCTGACCCAAGCTCAGGCGGGTGGCAGTCGCAACGACGCCTGGTCAGGGGAGTATTTCACCAATCGATACCTGTCCGGGGCACCCGCGTTGGTCCGCTACGACGCTGCGATTGATTTCGACTGGGGCTATGGGTCACCTGCAGTCGGGTTTCCCGGAGATAACTTCTCTGTGCGCTGGAACCGGGACATTCATCTGACCGACGGGACGTATCGTGTCACCGCCCGGGCGGATGACGGGGTTCGGGTCTACGTCGACGGGAATCTGATCATCGATCAGTGGCACATCTCCTCGCCATCCGACCACAGCGCGGAGATCATTCTGGGCGAAGGGTGGCATCCATTCAGGGTGGAATACTTCGAGGCCACGCAGCGCGCCGAGGTAAAGGTGACCTGGGAACAGCTGGAGTTTCCCGCGCCGCCCCCAAATGCAGGATGGCAAGGGTCCTACTATGCCAACCGCAACCTGACAGGATCTCCCGTTGCGGTGCGCCAGGATCCATCCATCGATTTCGATTGGGGAACTGGGGCGCCGGCACCAGGAATGCCCAAGGACGAATTCTCCGTTCGTTGGCTCGGCGACTGGTATTTTGACGGTGGCACCTATGAGTTTACTGCGGAGACTGATGATGGTGTTCGGCTTTACGTAAATCGACAGTTGCTGTTGGATCGTTGGCGCCACCAGTCGGCGACCCCGCGCAAAACCAAGGTTGCTCTTCCTTCTGGCGTCCATCAACTCCGCATGGATTACTTCGAGGGGGGTGGGGAAGCCAGCGCAAAACTGACCTGGAAGAAGATCGGCGTTGGCCCAACGCCACCAACGCCATCTGTATCCTGGCTGGGTGAGTATTTCGCCAACCGCAATCTCCAGGGGCCACCTGTGCTCACCCGTATCGACCCGGCCATCGATTTTGACTGGGGTACCGGTTCGCCGGCACCGGAGGTACCACCGGACAATTTTTCGGTCCGGTGGTCTGGCAGTGTGCCGTTGGATACGGGAAAGTATCGGATTCGAGTCAATACTGATGACGGGGCGCGTGTGTATATCGGCAACCGGCTGGTCATCGATCGCTGGCAGACTGGCGCTGCCGAGGTAGTCGTCGATCTGGACGTCAACAGGGAAACCTATCAGGTTCGTGTAGAGTACTTCGAGGCCACTGGGCGGGCCCTGGCAAAATTCTCCTGGGAAAAGATCGACGAGTATGTACCGGTTGAGCCCAAGGGCTGGCTGGGTGAGTATTTTGACAACCGCGATCTGGAGGGCTTACCGGTGATCACCCGCGACGATCCGGAGATCGACTTCGATTGGGGCAAGGGGTCGCCGGCCCCGGCGATTCCGACCGGCTTCTTCTCTGCCCGGTGGACACAGACGATCGATCTCGATGGCGGCACCTATGAGTTTCGTACAGAAACCGACGATGGCGTTCGACTCTATATCGACAATCAGTTGCTGATCGATCGCTGGAAGACTCAAGGGCTGACCCCTTACGCCAAGGAAATTAACATAACGCCGGGGCCCCATGATATCCGCATGGAATACTTCGAGGATGGTGGCGACGCGGTTGCCAAACTGACGTGGCGGCGAATCGGCAGCTCCGGTGGTTCGGATGGCGGCTCTGGTGGTGGCAGCGGAGGCGGTGGTGGTGGCCAGGATACTGTCTGGTTGGGCGAGTATTTCAATAATACCGGCCTCAGTGGGAAACCGACAATGAACCGTCGGGATTACTTCGTGAATTTCGATTGGGGCTCGGGATCGCCTGCACCGACCATTTCCGACGACAAGTTTTCAGTCCGCTGGACGCGGCGCATGTTCTTGCCCCAGGGACGTTATCGCTTCACCACTGAAACGGATGACGGCGTACGACTCTGGATCGATGGGCAGCGACTCATCAACCAGTGGCACCCGATGTCCCGGACCCGTTTTGTGACCGATGTATCGTTACTTGAGGGATACCACGACATCCGTATGGAGTATTTCGAGGACACGGCGCTGGCGTCGGCGAACCTGACCTGGGAGAAGATCAAGGATGAAATCACCCCGTCGGCAGGCAATATCGTAACCTGTGTCGCCCCGCCGCCAGCCAGCTCGTGGATCAAGGTCTACCAACTGATCGGCGACAACCAGTGGCGGGATGTGAAGCCCAGTGGTTGGGGTGCGATGGATAAGGCCGGAAATGTCAGGATCGACGGTTTAGCGGTTCATCTTGAAACCTTCGGCAATGTGGGCCATCCCTATCGCGTGGAACAGTGGGTAGCCGGCACGTTGATCAATTCGGTTGGCAACATTTACAGTGGTGAGCCCGAATTCCGGGTGAAGGGGGGTGTTGACAACTACCCGCCCTGGAAATGTCCCTATTAA
- a CDS encoding META domain-containing protein produces MNRILKRRALLLVTLLVLVSIFVVACGDKETPTPAVPEEAQQERAVDADKDETHEAADTDAVAQEEAVEKEAVEQPATEEQVAEAEEPSTEETVAQAAPEEQDAVDQGEEITMFVGPVKADCVGEGLTKCLLVKENVDDQYSLFYNAIAGFEYEPGYEYELLVRVDPVENPPAGGSSLEYTMIEEIDKQEFGTAEAEVPLEGTYWKLQAYSNADGHLVLTLPGSEATALFEDGKVSGSTGCNNYFGSYEADGENLTIQEPMGSTMMACPEPLMVQEQDFTTILPTAATYTITGDQLLIRNAGGDTVLAFKAVVPPSLTGTPWQATRYNNGKGGFSSLAQGTEITAFFTEDGLMTGNAGCNDYQAGYEADDSTIKIGPALTTRKMCPEPVMEQENAYLASLERAATYTIVDDVLEMRSAEGSAIAAYQAVEVEAEAVEPEPEAETKAVEPEAEAAVPEKVMTALGNMEYQSQYSQSGTATLVDGEFSEEVAPDSASRIHTVLTDFVAIGELADGTPAAAVVLVTITGGSGVFYDLHLVVEQEGQLVDAGSVFLGDRVSINELTFEDGQIVVDMISQGPEDPMCCPTQHVVETYALNDAGELEQTSSEVVGTVEAETGEEAAEAEKDLVGTVWKWQRTQYNNDTITEVEDPERYTVQFMDDGAVSVKADCNQASGTYETEGSSLTIQLGPSTMAMCPPDSQVDEFLQGLAGAASYVWDGEGNLVINIKYDTGNMIFAGEASEPAGEEEVAGATELAGAIWMWQKTEYGNDTVTEVADPGRYLAQFADDGRVAIKADCNQVIGAYEADGSSLTIQLGPSTMAMCPPDSQADEFLQGLAAAGTYVIEDGGLVINMVSDVGNMFLVAEQGDRAADAGGAEGAAVTEEAPVTEEAPAPVAAPGAAPVDASAIQKTVWKWQSISDPAVGPAEIANPDAYTLQLLPSGIAKVQTDCNRGGGPYTIDGSSIEIKAKALTRAICGPDSLSDKYLKSLDAARIWFVKDGKLFLDLFADGGTMMFGE; encoded by the coding sequence ATGAACCGAATCTTGAAGCGAAGAGCACTGTTGCTGGTTACCCTGCTGGTCCTCGTCAGCATCTTTGTGGTAGCCTGCGGTGACAAGGAAACACCAACCCCGGCGGTGCCCGAAGAGGCACAGCAGGAACGGGCCGTCGATGCCGACAAAGACGAGACCCACGAAGCAGCTGATACGGACGCGGTGGCCCAGGAAGAGGCGGTAGAGAAAGAGGCAGTTGAGCAACCTGCCACCGAAGAGCAAGTTGCCGAGGCCGAAGAACCTTCGACTGAAGAAACGGTTGCCCAGGCGGCCCCTGAAGAGCAGGATGCCGTGGATCAGGGCGAAGAGATTACCATGTTCGTCGGTCCCGTGAAGGCGGACTGCGTGGGCGAGGGGCTCACGAAGTGTCTGCTGGTCAAGGAGAATGTCGATGACCAGTATAGCCTCTTCTATAACGCAATCGCTGGCTTCGAATACGAACCTGGCTACGAGTACGAGTTGCTGGTCCGCGTCGATCCTGTCGAGAATCCCCCGGCTGGCGGCTCTTCGCTCGAGTACACCATGATCGAGGAAATCGATAAGCAGGAGTTTGGCACGGCGGAGGCGGAAGTGCCCCTGGAGGGTACCTATTGGAAGCTGCAAGCCTATTCCAATGCCGATGGCCACCTGGTCCTGACGCTGCCTGGCTCGGAGGCAACAGCTCTCTTCGAGGATGGCAAGGTTAGTGGCAGCACGGGTTGCAATAACTACTTTGGCTCCTATGAAGCGGACGGTGAGAACCTCACCATTCAAGAACCTATGGGAAGTACCATGATGGCTTGCCCGGAGCCTTTGATGGTCCAGGAACAGGATTTCACAACGATTCTTCCGACGGCCGCCACCTATACGATCACGGGCGATCAGTTGCTGATTCGCAATGCCGGCGGCGATACGGTGTTGGCCTTCAAGGCTGTGGTACCGCCATCGCTGACTGGCACGCCCTGGCAGGCAACCCGTTACAACAACGGCAAGGGTGGCTTCAGCTCCCTCGCGCAAGGCACCGAGATCACGGCTTTCTTCACAGAGGATGGCCTGATGACCGGCAATGCCGGCTGCAACGACTACCAGGCCGGTTACGAGGCTGACGATTCCACTATCAAGATCGGGCCTGCTCTTACGACTCGCAAGATGTGCCCCGAGCCAGTGATGGAACAGGAGAACGCCTACCTGGCATCGCTGGAAAGGGCTGCCACTTACACGATCGTGGATGACGTGCTCGAGATGCGTTCAGCCGAAGGCTCGGCCATAGCCGCTTACCAGGCTGTCGAAGTGGAAGCAGAAGCTGTTGAGCCTGAGCCGGAAGCCGAGACGAAGGCAGTTGAACCTGAAGCCGAAGCAGCGGTGCCGGAAAAGGTGATGACTGCGTTGGGAAACATGGAATACCAGTCGCAGTACAGCCAATCCGGTACGGCCACCCTGGTCGATGGTGAATTCAGCGAGGAGGTGGCACCCGATTCCGCCTCCAGGATCCATACGGTTCTGACCGACTTTGTTGCGATCGGGGAACTGGCCGACGGGACCCCGGCAGCTGCGGTGGTGCTGGTCACCATCACAGGCGGCAGTGGCGTCTTCTATGACCTGCATCTGGTTGTCGAGCAGGAGGGCCAGCTGGTGGACGCCGGTTCGGTCTTCCTGGGCGATCGGGTGAGCATCAACGAACTCACCTTCGAGGATGGCCAGATCGTCGTCGATATGATCAGCCAGGGGCCCGAAGATCCCATGTGCTGCCCGACGCAGCATGTGGTGGAGACCTATGCGCTGAACGATGCGGGTGAACTGGAGCAGACCTCCAGCGAGGTCGTCGGCACCGTTGAAGCTGAGACGGGCGAGGAAGCGGCCGAGGCGGAGAAGGACCTGGTGGGCACCGTTTGGAAGTGGCAGCGGACCCAGTATAACAACGACACGATCACCGAGGTTGAAGACCCTGAGCGTTACACGGTTCAGTTCATGGACGACGGAGCTGTCAGCGTCAAAGCTGACTGCAACCAGGCTTCGGGAACCTATGAGACCGAGGGTAGCTCCCTGACGATCCAGCTTGGCCCCTCCACCATGGCAATGTGCCCGCCCGACTCTCAGGTTGATGAATTCCTGCAGGGGCTGGCCGGTGCCGCCAGCTATGTCTGGGACGGCGAGGGCAACCTGGTCATCAACATCAAGTATGACACTGGCAACATGATTTTCGCCGGTGAGGCAAGCGAGCCGGCCGGGGAAGAAGAGGTGGCTGGAGCCACTGAGCTGGCCGGCGCTATCTGGATGTGGCAGAAGACCGAGTATGGCAACGATACGGTGACCGAGGTTGCCGATCCAGGCCGCTACCTGGCGCAGTTTGCCGACGATGGCCGGGTTGCCATCAAGGCGGACTGCAACCAGGTGATAGGTGCTTACGAGGCCGACGGCAGCTCCCTGACGATCCAGCTCGGTCCCTCCACGATGGCCATGTGCCCGCCCGATTCGCAGGCGGACGAGTTCCTACAGGGCCTGGCGGCAGCCGGCACCTATGTCATCGAGGATGGTGGACTGGTCATCAACATGGTATCCGATGTTGGCAACATGTTCCTGGTGGCTGAGCAGGGTGACAGGGCCGCGGATGCGGGTGGTGCCGAGGGTGCTGCGGTGACCGAGGAAGCTCCTGTGACCGAGGAAGCCCCGGCGCCTGTGGCAGCCCCTGGTGCTGCGCCCGTGGATGCTTCGGCCATCCAGAAGACTGTCTGGAAGTGGCAGTCCATCAGTGATCCCGCTGTGGGACCGGCTGAGATCGCGAATCCGGATGCCTACACCCTGCAACTGCTGCCCAGCGGTATTGCCAAGGTCCAGACCGACTGCAACCGGGGTGGCGGACCCTACACCATCGACGGCAGTTCCATCGAGATCAAGGCGAAAGCATTGACCCGGGCGATCTGTGGACCCGACTCGCTCAGCGACAAGTACCTGAAGAGTCTGGACGCTGCCCGCATCTGGTTCGTGAAGGATGGCAAGCTGTTCCTGGATCTCTTCGCCGACGGCGGCACGATGATGTTCGGCGAGTAA